A window of the Microtus pennsylvanicus isolate mMicPen1 chromosome 4, mMicPen1.hap1, whole genome shotgun sequence genome harbors these coding sequences:
- the Rbm24 gene encoding RNA-binding protein 24 isoform X2, with protein sequence MHTTQKDTTYTKIFVGGLPYHTTDASLRKYFEVFGDIEEAVVITDRQTGKSRGYGFVTMADRAAAERACKDPNPIIDGRKANVNLAYLGAKPRIMQPGFAFGVQQLHPALIQRPFGDKQAG encoded by the exons ATGCACACGACCCAGAAGGACACGACGTACACTAAGATCTTTGTGGGAGGGCTGCCCTACCACACCACCGACGCCAGCCTGCGCAAGTACTTCGAGGTCTTCGGAGACATCGAGGAGGCGGTGGTCATCACCGACCGGCAGACCGGCAAGTCCCGGGGCTACGGATTT GTCACCATGGCTGACCGGGCTGCTGCCGAAAGGGCCTGCAAGGATCCCAACCCCATCATTGACGGTAGGAAGGCCAACGTGAATCTGGCATACTTGGGAGCAAAACCAAGAATCATGCAGCCAG GTTTCGCCTTTGGTGTCCAACAGCTTCACCCAGCCCTTATACAGAGACCTTTCGG
- the Rbm24 gene encoding RNA-binding protein 24 isoform X3, translating to MHTTQKDTTYTKIFVGGLPYHTTDASLRKYFEVFGDIEEAVVITDRQTGKSRGYGFVTMADRAAAERACKDPNPIIDGRKANVNLAYLGAKPRIMQPGFAFGVQQLHPALIQRPFG from the exons ATGCACACGACCCAGAAGGACACGACGTACACTAAGATCTTTGTGGGAGGGCTGCCCTACCACACCACCGACGCCAGCCTGCGCAAGTACTTCGAGGTCTTCGGAGACATCGAGGAGGCGGTGGTCATCACCGACCGGCAGACCGGCAAGTCCCGGGGCTACGGATTT GTCACCATGGCTGACCGGGCTGCTGCCGAAAGGGCCTGCAAGGATCCCAACCCCATCATTGACGGTAGGAAGGCCAACGTGAATCTGGCATACTTGGGAGCAAAACCAAGAATCATGCAGCCAG GTTTCGCCTTTGGTGTCCAACAGCTTCACCCAGCCCTTATACAGAGACCTTTCGG atga